The Portunus trituberculatus isolate SZX2019 chromosome 19, ASM1759143v1, whole genome shotgun sequence genome contains a region encoding:
- the LOC123506324 gene encoding uncharacterized protein LOC123506324, whose product MASSVTEVEEIQRPEPATPQIRLKIINLNLNERGRSLSPPSRHSGKAAERRSADQRLARRRIHKLRSYEHLVRDLPLGRRDKYLAPRQTHVNAGSRREGAPGSHDAEGSLYLFFVQGFKNVVNGDQEEMLKTILELLNDQVVDQAVSVARQEPLFLCEDSSSRGQPLQHAALHGALLTLNELAALIHSAWHSHYAQILRDAWMGFGCVGAMVVMSSMRQRQ is encoded by the exons ATGGCGAGCAGTGTTACCGAGGTGGAGGAGATCCAGCGCCCTGAGCCCGCCACGCCTCAGATACGTCTCAAGATCATAAATCTCAACCTCAATGAACGAGGCAGGAGCCTCAGCCCGCCGTCGCGCCACTCGGGCAAGGCAGCTGAACGGCGCAGCGCGGACCAGCGCCTCGCCAGGCGCAGAATCCACAAACTCCGCAGCTACGAACATCTGGTGCGCGACCTTCCCCTCGGCCGCAGAGACAAATACTTAGCACCGCGCCAGACTCACGTCAACGCGGGTAGTCGCAGGGAGGGAGCGCCGGGAAGCCATGACGCCGAGGGCTCTCTGTACCTGTTCTTTGTGCAGGGATTCAAGAACGTGGTGAACGGCGACCAGGAGGAGATGCTGAAGACAATCCTGGAGCTTCTCAACGATCAGGTGGTGGACCAAGCTGTGTCGGTAGCCAGACAGGAGCCTCTGTTCCTATGCGAGGACAGCTCGTCGCGGGGCCAGCCCCTGCAGCACGCCGCGCTGCACGGTGCCCTGCTGACCCTCAACGAG CTGGCGGCGCTCATCCACTCTGCCTGGCACAGCCACTACGCTCAGATCCTCAGGGACGCGTGGATGGGGTTCGGCTGCGTGGGCGCCATGGTGGTCATGTCGTCTATGCGACAGCGACAGTGA